One Streptomyces formicae genomic window, GCGCCGCCGCGATGTCGCCGCGCATCCGCTGCCCGAGCGAGAGCTGGCGCACGGGGACGTCCAACAGGGCGCCCAGTTCGAGGAGTTCGACGCACCGGTCGAGGTTGCGCGCGAACCGCTTGTCGGGGATCCGGTACATGCGGTGCATGAGCCGGTAGGAGTCGATCAGCGGCAGGTCCCACCAGAGCGTGGTGCGCTGGCCGAAGACCACGCCGATGCGCCGGGCCAGGCGCGTGCGCTCGCGCGAGGGGTCGATCCCCGCGACCCGCAGCCGCCCGCCGCTGGGCGTCAGGATCCCCGTCAGCATCTTGATCGTCGTCGACTTGCCCGCGCCGTTGGGCCCGATGTAGCCGACCATCTCGCCGCGCGGCACGGTGAAGGAGATGCCGTCGACGGCCCGCACCTCGTGCTTCTCGCGGCGCATGAAGCCCGTCTTCTTGCGTACGTCGAAGACCTTCTCGACGCCGTCGAGTTCGATGAAGGCACTTCCGGCGCTCTCGGCGCTCCCGGCACTCTCCACGGCAGTTCAGCTCCCAGTGCTGCGGTACGAACGAAGACCGGTGCGCCAAGCGAGACCGGCCAGGGCAAGGCATGCGGCGGCGACCAGCGGCGGCAGGAACGCCGTCCACTCCGGCAGGTCGAGCGGATAGGGCCGCCCGAGGACGTACAGCGCGGGCAGCCAGTTCACGAAGGCGAGCGGCAGCACGAACGTGACACCGCGCACCAGCTCCTTGCTGAACAGGGTCGGCGG contains:
- a CDS encoding ABC transporter ATP-binding protein, with protein sequence MESAGSAESAGSAFIELDGVEKVFDVRKKTGFMRREKHEVRAVDGISFTVPRGEMVGYIGPNGAGKSTTIKMLTGILTPSGGRLRVAGIDPSRERTRLARRIGVVFGQRTTLWWDLPLIDSYRLMHRMYRIPDKRFARNLDRCVELLELGALLDVPVRQLSLGQRMRGDIAAALLHDPEVLYLDEPTIGLDVISKAKVRGFLRDLNAEAGTTVLLTTHDLTDIEQLCKRVMVIDHGRLMYDGALSGLHEVGESERTLVVDLERELPPIEVESARVVKVEGPRQWLAFPAAESAAPLVARIAAEYPMVDLSVREPDIEAVIAKMYAEKATS